A genomic segment from Dermatobacter hominis encodes:
- a CDS encoding peptidoglycan D,D-transpeptidase FtsI family protein, whose product MVGAFGVLALLPLVKLVGVQFTDASALAAEGLEQRQRTETIPAQRGSILDRNGTELAMSVPRTTVAVSKVRLAEAGIGDDAMLREFGTRLATLLRVDPAPVVEAITSAAPDAKWVMVDRYADEQVARKAAQALAAQDMDGVLMLDPASERVHPGGESGVRVIGTVGPDGPGPRAGVEAAYDDVLEGTPGKQVVERGSQGETITDGSRVIEAPQPGEDVQVTLDRTLQYETEQILSKGSANARAAGGIAIVGRPSTGELLAVAGVERDEETGEMHLSTRPLALSNAYQAGSVFKLVTTAAAYEAGVIDDHSTFSVGPTIRVYDREFSDNEVHPVETMNVDQIVAESSNVGTIQIAQRLGAEKLHQALVDFGFGQVSALGHPAESAGLLPDVDSWTPPDTAAASIGSFQSTTVLQLWSAFNVIANQGIYVPPRLVEGTIGPDGRLDPARAADTRRVVSATTAARVSRALQAVVQAGTGKQWSLPGYPVAAKTGTGRMPSPEKVDDEDAYIWPDGTYHHVTTFAGYLPADRPQVSITVMLFDTAQGLTGSTSAGPVFSDLARLSIRELSIAPTADPAATTAAGSTDDDGLVRSVPAGETAAATDRALVPTTTAPSRSGSTGTTKGGAATAKGGGTGKGTGSTGGTGSGASTRSGATSTTIASSGRSTAAGTG is encoded by the coding sequence ATGGTCGGCGCCTTCGGCGTGCTCGCCCTGCTCCCGCTGGTCAAGCTCGTCGGCGTCCAGTTCACCGACGCCTCGGCGCTCGCGGCCGAAGGGCTCGAGCAGCGCCAGCGCACCGAGACGATCCCCGCCCAGCGGGGCTCGATCCTCGACCGCAACGGCACCGAGCTGGCCATGTCGGTGCCCCGCACCACGGTGGCGGTGAGCAAGGTCCGCCTGGCCGAGGCCGGCATCGGCGACGACGCGATGCTGCGCGAGTTCGGCACCCGCCTGGCCACGCTGCTCCGGGTCGACCCGGCCCCGGTCGTCGAGGCGATCACCTCGGCGGCGCCCGACGCGAAGTGGGTCATGGTCGACCGGTACGCGGACGAGCAGGTCGCGAGGAAGGCCGCGCAGGCGCTCGCGGCGCAGGACATGGACGGCGTCCTCATGCTCGACCCGGCCTCGGAGCGGGTGCACCCGGGCGGCGAGTCCGGGGTGCGGGTGATCGGCACGGTCGGTCCCGACGGGCCCGGCCCCCGCGCCGGCGTCGAGGCCGCCTACGACGACGTGCTCGAGGGCACGCCGGGCAAGCAGGTGGTCGAGCGCGGCTCGCAGGGCGAGACGATCACCGACGGGTCGCGCGTGATCGAGGCGCCGCAGCCCGGCGAGGACGTGCAGGTGACCCTCGACCGCACCCTCCAGTACGAGACCGAGCAGATCCTGTCCAAGGGGTCCGCCAACGCCCGCGCCGCCGGCGGCATCGCGATCGTGGGGCGCCCCTCCACCGGCGAGCTCCTGGCCGTCGCCGGCGTCGAGCGCGACGAGGAGACGGGGGAGATGCACCTCTCCACCCGGCCGCTGGCGCTGTCGAACGCCTACCAGGCCGGCTCGGTGTTCAAGCTCGTGACCACCGCCGCGGCCTACGAGGCGGGCGTGATCGACGACCACTCGACGTTCTCCGTCGGGCCGACGATCCGCGTCTACGACCGGGAGTTCAGCGACAACGAGGTCCACCCGGTCGAGACGATGAACGTCGACCAGATCGTCGCCGAGTCGTCCAACGTCGGCACGATCCAGATCGCCCAGCGCCTCGGCGCCGAGAAGCTGCACCAGGCGCTCGTCGACTTCGGCTTCGGCCAGGTGTCCGCGCTCGGCCACCCCGCCGAGAGCGCGGGCCTGCTGCCCGACGTCGACTCGTGGACGCCGCCCGACACCGCGGCGGCGTCGATCGGCTCCTTCCAGTCGACGACCGTGCTGCAGCTCTGGTCGGCGTTCAACGTGATCGCCAACCAGGGCATCTACGTCCCGCCCCGGCTGGTCGAGGGGACGATCGGTCCGGACGGACGGCTCGACCCGGCGCGGGCGGCCGACACCCGACGGGTGGTCTCGGCGACCACGGCGGCCCGGGTGAGCCGGGCGCTGCAGGCCGTGGTCCAGGCCGGCACCGGCAAGCAGTGGAGCCTGCCGGGCTACCCGGTGGCGGCGAAGACCGGCACCGGTCGCATGCCCAGCCCCGAGAAGGTCGACGACGAGGACGCGTACATCTGGCCCGACGGGACCTACCACCACGTCACGACCTTCGCCGGGTACCTGCCGGCCGACCGCCCGCAGGTCTCGATCACCGTGATGCTGTTCGACACCGCCCAGGGCCTCACCGGCTCCACGTCGGCCGGCCCGGTGTTCAGCGACCTGGCCCGCCTGTCGATCCGGGAGCTCTCGATCGCCCCCACCGCCGACCCCGCGGCCACGACCGCGGCCGGCAGCACCGACGACGACGGCCTCGTCCGCTCGGTCCCCGCCGGCGAGACCGCCGCCGCCACCGACCGGGCGCTCGTGCCGACCACGACCGCTCCGTCCCGCTCGGGCAGCACCGGGACGACCAAGGGCGGCGCCGCGACCGCGAAGGGCGGCGGGACGGGGAAGGGCACCGGCTCGACCGGGGGCACGGGCTCGGGGGCCTCCACCCGTTCGGGCGCCACGTCGACCACCATTGCGTCCTCCGGACGGAGCACCGCCGCAGGGACGGGCTGA
- the mraY gene encoding phospho-N-acetylmuramoyl-pentapeptide-transferase: MRLVLAAGIATLVALVGTRLLITALTRRHIGQPIHEDVPEGHTVKAGTPTMGGIAIVAGGVCGYLASNLYDGVFTWTGLATMGAIAGAGGVGFLDDWIKIANERNLGLNKRSKTLGLLVVAVGFALVILWKTNVHTTISFGRFDDLGWTLGKWVWVIWAVVVIFASSNAVNLTDGLDGLAAGSAILVFSAYVIIGYWIFRHPGMYQINVGLDLAVVAAAMMGACAGFLWWNAAPAQIFMGDTGSLAIGTGLAALALSSSTVILLPVLGLLFVMETVSVIIQVASFRTTGKRVFRMAPIHHHFELGGWPETTVIVRGWMLTGATTAVGLGLFYREFIRAGGLA, translated from the coding sequence ATCCGCCTCGTCCTCGCCGCGGGCATCGCCACGCTCGTCGCGCTCGTCGGCACCAGGCTGCTCATCACCGCCCTCACGCGGCGCCACATCGGCCAGCCGATCCACGAGGACGTGCCCGAGGGCCACACCGTCAAGGCCGGCACCCCGACGATGGGCGGCATCGCCATCGTCGCCGGCGGCGTCTGCGGCTACCTGGCGTCGAACCTCTACGACGGCGTCTTCACCTGGACGGGCCTCGCCACGATGGGGGCGATCGCCGGCGCGGGCGGCGTCGGGTTCCTCGACGACTGGATCAAGATCGCCAACGAGCGGAACCTCGGGCTCAACAAGCGCTCCAAGACGCTGGGCCTGCTCGTCGTGGCGGTCGGCTTCGCGCTGGTCATCCTCTGGAAGACCAACGTCCACACGACGATCAGCTTCGGCCGCTTCGACGACCTCGGGTGGACGCTCGGCAAGTGGGTCTGGGTGATCTGGGCGGTGGTGGTGATCTTCGCCTCGTCGAACGCCGTCAACCTGACCGACGGGCTCGACGGGCTGGCGGCCGGGTCGGCGATCCTCGTCTTCTCCGCCTACGTGATCATCGGGTACTGGATCTTCCGCCACCCCGGCATGTACCAGATCAACGTCGGCCTCGACCTCGCCGTCGTCGCCGCCGCGATGATGGGGGCCTGCGCCGGGTTCCTCTGGTGGAACGCCGCGCCCGCGCAGATCTTCATGGGCGACACGGGGTCGCTGGCCATCGGCACGGGCCTCGCCGCGCTCGCGCTGAGCAGCTCGACCGTGATCCTCCTGCCGGTGCTCGGCCTGCTGTTCGTGATGGAGACGGTCTCGGTGATCATCCAGGTCGCCTCGTTCCGCACGACCGGCAAGCGGGTGTTCCGCATGGCCCCGATCCACCACCACTTCGAGCTCGGCGGATGGCCCGAGACGACGGTGATCGTCCGGGGCTGGATGCTGACCGGTGCGACGACCGCCGTGGGCCTCGGGCTCTTCTACCGGGAGTTCATCCGGGCCGGGGGCCTGGCATGA